A stretch of the Papaver somniferum cultivar HN1 chromosome 6, ASM357369v1, whole genome shotgun sequence genome encodes the following:
- the LOC113287528 gene encoding beta-1,3-galactosyltransferase 7-like, whose amino-acid sequence MKSRTTPEKVSAKWILILCICSFSVGMLFTNRLWASPESSGQIISKRRQEQELQVLTEDCTKKQKGEENKDVTGEVLKTHKAIQSLDKTISTLQMELAATRSSQEMGSVNGSSGTSTSYHGGPPRKKAFVVIGINTAFSSRKRRDSVRETWMPQGEKLVKLEREKGIVIRFMIGHSATSNSILDRAIDSEDAQHNDFIRLKHVEGYHELSAKTKIFFSTAVATWDAEYYVKVDDDVHVNLGMLAATLARHRSKPRVYMGCMKSGPVLYQKNVKYHEPEHWKFGEEGNKYFRHATGQIYVLSKDLATYISINQAILHKYANEDVSLGSWFIGLEVEHIDERNMCCGTPPDCEWKAEAGNVCIASFDWSCSGICKSVERIKDVHARCGEGEAAVWNALF is encoded by the exons ATGAAGAGCAGAACGACACCTGAGAAGGTTTCAGCTAAATGGATTCTTATTCTTTGCATTTGTAGCTTTTCTGTTGGTATGCTTTTCACAAACAG GTTATGGGCTAGTCCTGAATCTAGTGGTCAGATCATCTCCAAACGAAGGCAAGAACAAGAGTTGCAAGTGCTAACCGAAGATTGTACAAAGAAACAA AAAGGTGAAGAAAACAAGGATGTAACGGGGGAGGTTCTTAAGACCCACAAAGCAATTCA ATCTTTAGACAAGACAATTTCAACGCTTCAAATGGAGTTGGCTGCGACTAGAAGTTCTCAGGAGATGGGGAGTGTCAATGGCTCGTCAGGCACCTCCACATCTTATCATGGTGGACCACCAAGGAAAAAGGCATTTGTGGTTATAGGAATAAATACTGCGTTTAGTAGCAGAAAGAGGCGTGATTCTGTCAGAGAGACATGGATGCCACAAG GAGAAAAGCTTGTTAAACTAGAGCGTGAGAAGGGAATTGTCATACGCTTCATGATTGGACATAG TGCCACATCCAACAGCATTTTAGATCGGGCCATTGATTCAGAGGATGCTCAGCATAATGACTTCATCAGGCTG aaaCATGTTGAAGGGTACCATGAGTTATctgcaaaaacaaagatttttttttctactGCTGTTGCAACATGGGACGCTGAATATTATGTAAAGGTGGATGATGATGTCCATGTCAATTTGG GTATGCTAGCTGCTACTCTAGCTCGTCATCGTTCGAAGCCTCGAGTCTACATGGGATGTATGAAATCTGGACCTGTTCTTTATCAAAA GAATGTAAAGTACCATGAACCTGAGCACTGGAAATTtggagaagaaggaaacaagtacTTCAGGCATGCAACTGGGCAGATTTACGTTCTCTCAAAGGACCTTGCTACATACATCTCCATCAATCA GGCGATATTGCACAAGTATGCCAACGAAGATGTTTCACTCGGTTCCTGGTTTATTGGACTGGAAGTTGAGCATATTGATGAGCGCAACATGTGTTGCGGAACCCCACCAG ATTGCGAGTGGAAGGCAGAAGCAGGGAATGTATGCATAGCATCATTTGATTGGAGCTGCAGTGGGATTTGCAAATCAGTTGAAAGGATTAAGGACGTTCATGCTAGATGTGGCGAAGGGGAGGCTGCTGTTTGGAATGCTCTCTTCTAA
- the LOC113290798 gene encoding uncharacterized protein LOC113290798, producing the protein MMWKLSNSQDDWALFFKAKYTNKHGQWNTNWKLSSVWNGLKWAWQSLQDDLKWNVGDGKSISVRFDNWIGDSPLINIMVQSQFVENNINMKVAEILNNGNWSIPEEIKNAITSFSLPDVSGMDDELCWKVTLSCEFTISAVVNKIILREEKVQWSKYIWNAFLHLSIASNVWKLLQGIYIDDTKMVKNGYAMVSRCCICEEAEDNMSHLLWDCKFSLAIWAWLCNIFNFSMPKNFEDVWRCAETKISLIQHVWIRAACFTLKEFWFQKNERFFEEIKPDISKFKCKLLKTIFEHSIRLKGSKWNQVYDNQIISFFKLGPRFSRYQCITACQRYAPELEFTMFCCDGVSFGNPGAAGFGIVIRDHFNQVFGAITGGLGTSTNYISEVYAVVNAAELAVTWNLQKIIITSDSNTIANQFENNHIPWFVRTRWRNAIKNISVIRFTHSLREINFSVDCAAKRGASL; encoded by the coding sequence atgatgtggaaacTATCGAACTCTCAAGATGATTGGGCCCTATTTTTCAAAGCTAAATATACAAATAAACATGGGCAGTGGAATACCAACTGGAAGTTATCTTCAGTTTGGAATGGTTTGAAATGGGCATGGCAATCTTTACAAGATGATTTAAAATGGAATGTGGGTGATGGAAAGTCAATCTCAGTAAGGTTTGATAATTGGATAGGAGATTCTCCTCTTATAAATATCATGGTCCAATCTCAGTTTGTGGAAAATAACATCAATATGAAAGTTGCTGAAATCTTAAACAATGGTAATTGGTCCATTCCAGAGGAAATCAAGAATGCAATAACATCTTTCAGTCTGCCTGATGTTAGTGGCATGGATGATGAATTATGTTGGAAAGTAACCCTCTCATGTGAATTCACAATTTCAGCTGTTGTTAACAAAATCATACTAAGAGAAGAAAAAGTGCAATGGTCTAAATACATATGGAATGCTTTTCTACATCTCAGTATTGCAAGCAATGTGTGGAAGCTACTTCAGGGGATATATATTGATGATACAAAAATGGTTAAAAATGGGTATGCCATGGTTTCCAGATGCTGCATATGTGAAGAAGCTGAAGATAATATGAGCCATCTATTGTGGGACTGCAAATTCAGTTTGGCTATATGGGCTTGGTTATGTAATATTTTCAACTTCTCCATGCCAAAAAACTTTGAAGATGTTTGGAGATGTGCAGAAACTAAAATCTCATTGATTCAACATGTATGGATTAGAGCTGCTTGCTTCACCTTAAAAGAGTTTTGGTTTCAAAAGAATGAGAGATTTTTTGAAGAAATCAAACCTGATATTTCAAAGTTCAAATGCAAACTGCTTAAAACAATTTTTGAACATAGTATTAGGCTTAAAGGCAGCAAATGGAATCAAGTCTATGATAACCAAATCATCTCTTTTTTCAAGCTGGGACCAAGATTTTCAAGATATCAATGTATTACAGCTTGTCAGCGGTATGCTCCTGAATTGGAATTCACTATGTTTTGCTGTGATGGAGTTTCTTTTGGTAATCCTGGAGCAGCTGGCTTTGGCATTGTAATTAGAGACCATTTTAATCAAGTTTTTGGTGCAATAACTGGAGGGTTGGGGACTTCAACAAATTATATTTCTGAAGTATATGCAGTAGTCAATGCAGCTGAATTGGCAGTGACCTGGAACTTGCAAAAGATTATTATAACTTCTGATTCTAATACAATAGCTAATCAATTTGAAAATAATCATATTCCTTGGTTTGTCAGAACAAGATGGAGGAATGCGATTAAAAATATTTCAGTCATCAGGTTTACCCACAGCTTAAGAGAAATCAACTTCTCAGTTGACTGTGCTGCCAAAAGGGGAGCTTCTTTATAG